A genomic window from Carcharodon carcharias isolate sCarCar2 chromosome X, sCarCar2.pri, whole genome shotgun sequence includes:
- the LOC121273169 gene encoding uncharacterized protein LOC121273169 isoform X1 encodes MTTAQFLLNVLDELTESDFLRFKFYLQDSTEFKPIASGLLEGKSRLEMVFLLQKHYAEEARDISRKILLKIPRRDLVENMYGQGVTSGAEGRAEAQRKRETPESHGSSGTVSDPLENEVLLLKKNKVKPKLLTDKELMTLAKNMGHNWKQIGIQFLDLQSYEIEQCEVQHRTVVLQSFEMFKCWRNREKEGATALKLHSILANKDCPISSEHFDCLLDKNH; translated from the exons atgacaaCAGCACAGTTTCTACTCAACGTCCTCGATGAACTGACCGAAAGTGACTTTCTCCGATTCAAATTCTATCTTCAGGACAGCACAGAATTTAAACCGATAGCCAGTGGTCTGCTGGAGGGTAAATCCCGTTTGGAAATGGTTTTTCTACTCCAGAAACATTATGCCGAAGAGGCTCGGGACATCAGCAGAAAGATCCTCCTGAAAATTCCCAGGCGCGACCTGGTGGAGAACATGTATGGACAGGGGGTCACGAGCGGCGCAGAGGGAAGGGCTGAAG CACAGAGGAAGAGGGAGACACCCGAGAGCCATGGATCTTCTGGAACTGTGTCCGATCCTTTGGAGAATGAAGTGCTTCTATTGAAGAAAAATA AAGTGAAGCCAAAGTTACTGACAGACAAAGAACTGATGACATTGGCCAAAAACATGGGCCATAATTGGAAGCAAATTGGAATCCAATTCCTGGACCTGCAAAGCTACGAAATTGAGCAGTGTGAAGTACAGCACCGGACCGTAGTCCTGCAAAGCTTTGAAATGTTCAAATGCTGGAGGAACCGAGAAAAGGAGGGGGCAACTGCTCTCAAACTGCACTCCATTCTCGCCAACAAGGACTGCCCCATCAGCTCTGAACACTTCGATTGTCTTCTTGACAAAAATCATTGA
- the LOC121273169 gene encoding uncharacterized protein LOC121273169 isoform X3, translating to MVFLLQKHYAEEARDISRKILLKIPRRDLVENMYGQGVTSGAEGRAEAQRKRETPESHGSSGTVSDPLENEVLLLKKNKVKPKLLTDKELMTLAKNMGHNWKQIGIQFLDLQSYEIEQCEVQHRTVVLQSFEMFKCWRNREKEGATALKLHSILANKDCPISSEHFDCLLDKNH from the exons ATGGTTTTTCTACTCCAGAAACATTATGCCGAAGAGGCTCGGGACATCAGCAGAAAGATCCTCCTGAAAATTCCCAGGCGCGACCTGGTGGAGAACATGTATGGACAGGGGGTCACGAGCGGCGCAGAGGGAAGGGCTGAAG CACAGAGGAAGAGGGAGACACCCGAGAGCCATGGATCTTCTGGAACTGTGTCCGATCCTTTGGAGAATGAAGTGCTTCTATTGAAGAAAAATA AAGTGAAGCCAAAGTTACTGACAGACAAAGAACTGATGACATTGGCCAAAAACATGGGCCATAATTGGAAGCAAATTGGAATCCAATTCCTGGACCTGCAAAGCTACGAAATTGAGCAGTGTGAAGTACAGCACCGGACCGTAGTCCTGCAAAGCTTTGAAATGTTCAAATGCTGGAGGAACCGAGAAAAGGAGGGGGCAACTGCTCTCAAACTGCACTCCATTCTCGCCAACAAGGACTGCCCCATCAGCTCTGAACACTTCGATTGTCTTCTTGACAAAAATCATTGA
- the LOC121273169 gene encoding uncharacterized protein LOC121273169 isoform X2, producing the protein MTTAQFLLNVLDELTESDFLRFKFYLQDSTEFKPIASGLLEGKSRLEMVFLLQKHYAEEARDISRKILLKIPRRDLVENMYGQGVTSGAEGRAEEVKPKLLTDKELMTLAKNMGHNWKQIGIQFLDLQSYEIEQCEVQHRTVVLQSFEMFKCWRNREKEGATALKLHSILANKDCPISSEHFDCLLDKNH; encoded by the exons atgacaaCAGCACAGTTTCTACTCAACGTCCTCGATGAACTGACCGAAAGTGACTTTCTCCGATTCAAATTCTATCTTCAGGACAGCACAGAATTTAAACCGATAGCCAGTGGTCTGCTGGAGGGTAAATCCCGTTTGGAAATGGTTTTTCTACTCCAGAAACATTATGCCGAAGAGGCTCGGGACATCAGCAGAAAGATCCTCCTGAAAATTCCCAGGCGCGACCTGGTGGAGAACATGTATGGACAGGGGGTCACGAGCGGCGCAGAGGGAAGGGCTGAAG AAGTGAAGCCAAAGTTACTGACAGACAAAGAACTGATGACATTGGCCAAAAACATGGGCCATAATTGGAAGCAAATTGGAATCCAATTCCTGGACCTGCAAAGCTACGAAATTGAGCAGTGTGAAGTACAGCACCGGACCGTAGTCCTGCAAAGCTTTGAAATGTTCAAATGCTGGAGGAACCGAGAAAAGGAGGGGGCAACTGCTCTCAAACTGCACTCCATTCTCGCCAACAAGGACTGCCCCATCAGCTCTGAACACTTCGATTGTCTTCTTGACAAAAATCATTGA